The genomic region CCACAAAAAATATCTAACACATATTCCGAAATTAATTCATACCTCGCCAATTCTCGTTCCGATGGGAATTTGTAAAACGATTCAGTTCCCGCGCATCTATGTACAcaagatttcgacaatcttttGTAGACACCAAGTAATCAAAATCCTCTATGCAGTGAATGTCACTTAAAATCGTACAGAAACGGTGGACttacaatttgtttattaatttcaaaccCGAAGTAGTTTTCTACACATAATATCATTACAATcaataattttggaaatttctttgtgttttgtttaattttggcAACACTGTAAAATGCTTGCAAACATGGCGTCATTTAAAATCGTACAGCTGATTCCATATTTGAAACAGATTTCGGGGAAACCCACAATTTTTAGAATTGAATGTGTACCGATATTGCCTTTTGAGTTATTTACAGTAACAGTTTGAAGCGTTCAAACTTTTcagcaataaaatttagtaaaaggAAGCAAACACCTCCCAAAGAATATGGATTGGTACAACATCATCATAAAAGAGGAGAAAGTTATGCAGAAATCGCAGAACTATTGAACAAACCTAGCAGCACCAATCAGTATATCATTAAAAGGCATAATGAAAATACCTACCAGCATTTTATGACTTTTTGTGATGTGTACGATTTTGAGTGACACTCACTGtacatttataatatgtattcATACATCTTACTTTGTCAATCTTTCTTTATagacgagttaacaacagcgcgccaatcgtgtTTCCTTttagcaatttggcgccaactcgagataccaagtgcggCCCTGTCCGTTAGGTATACTTCCGTATGACCATTTCTACAAAGAATCTGATGCACGCttcttatcagctcttcgcgccgtatttgaatagctcggctggcaattGAGCGGCctccgtcgctttgttgtttttcagacgggtaattgctattcgaaattcTTCACAGTCGGGCAATGCAACGCCCgctccatcgttatcgattggggaatcgggttaaCCATCTGCTGGTGTTATGCATTCACTGTCATTTAtcagtgttctctccataattttagtatgttctgggcatccgctactagatcacctttgggcgttctacaagagtatactacggtcttgaaaccttcggttcgtcgccgcattttttgagcattaccctgtcggccagccTCTCTCCTagttttgtctgcaaatgcgtctcgcttctgtTGTTCAACTCTGGTTATCTATGTATGTTATTCCGCAAGTGTTGTCGATTGTAATGTTGCGAATGCAGTCAGTTTTCTCTCCGCTCTctgcactcctcatcgtaccagtgttcttttgccttttgcgaaaaccaatggtttcgtttgcaactgtacgtaaggagcttcaAATACCGTCCCACACCTCCTGTATACTGAGTTGCAcgaaccttccttgtatttTTTGACGTgggttttttgctgcacagaggcgggtgcgaattttGGCTGCAATAAGATAGTGGGTCTGAGTCAACGTttggacctcggagcgtacgcacgtctaaaataCCGGAGACGTATCttctgtctatcacaacatgatcgatttggttggtggCTTTCCGATCCGGAGACAGGCAAGTAGCTTGATGACTATAAGTACTGCTAGTCAAGAAATACACAATACCCAATGAGAAACATAGATATGTGCTCTTGGGATCTACCATGAGTAAACATTGTGAAATAAATGGTATATACCTGTAGATAGTTTTTAtggtgaaatatttattaaatttgtaaatttatgatTAACCTTCATATAACATAatacttgaaatattttgaaactcttCTCTATATctaatattgttattattccTTTGTGACAACTCGTGattttagttatatatgtagacaatgttaaaaacaaaaacaagaacaataaaaccatattttttctttaaactttacaGGTGCATTGCTGCGACGAACCCGAGAAAGAACAAACGAATGCCGTGGTTCAGCAAGGTGCAACGTATCCGAGACAATATGCGGACTGCGATGATTCCGAGAAAGAACAAACGAATGCCGTGGTTCAGCAAGGTGCAACGTATCCAAGACAATATGCGGACTGCGATGAACCCGAGAAAGAACAAACGAATGCCGTGGTTCAGCAAGATGCGAACCCAGAAGCGCAAAATCTTAACACCGAAAGCAACTAAAGTGAgaatagtaataaaatatatttatatatgtatttgtacatatcgtcacctgaaatgcaaaataacgtaaaaacattttcggaattttacagtggcatgaataaaaaacgaaataaaatagaacgtgagtgaaaaaaattttaatattggttaaaactggtttatatctgagggtagaacctgaaaatgttgaacatatgtatgtaatattacgaatgcaatttgaagtagtgaagcgtaatcgataagacactcaatttcgaattttttgatgatacgttatttttcattttaggtgacgatatatattatgtacatatatttttaaagcaatagTTTCGAAACGAACGGCTTTATCATCACACAGAAAAAGTGCGCTGGGTTTAACTGCAAGTAATGAATTcatgcacaaaaacaaaaagagacAGTGTTGCATTTGAAGActatttaatttagtttcttttctaaaAAGTTAGAAATGTTAAATTGTTTGCAACTCTtactgttttttcttttttatagttattaattttaatttttttaatctttaaattaaattttttttgtatttttttattttatttatatgttctaattttttaaattttttaacgtccatttgtattttttattaatttattgtttttaatcttttaattttatatttgtttaaaaaaatttttttgattgttttattttccatttgttttttataaatttatttttatactcttgtaaccagttgctacagagtattatagttttgttcacctaatggttgtacgtatcacccaTTACTatacgagatagatatagggttatatgtatacaagtatatacataaatgatcaggatgacgagaaaagctgaaatccggttgaatgtctgtctttccgtccgtgtaagctgtaacttgagtaagaattgatatatcttgatgaaacctggtatgtgggttccttagtaaaaaacaaaaattccgaGTTGGGtgtaatcggactactgccacacccacaaatcgccattaaccgaaaacatactAAGTAACTAAGcacaaaattaagatataaaattgtaatttggcaTAGGGTATCGCAGTGGCAAGGGACACCAACgagtgaaaaattttggaaaagtaggcgtgTCACCGctctctaacaagtttaatgtacatatctcctaaaccactaaagctacaacaaccaaatttggtgagtCCAAATCTTATATGAACTTctatcgacagtgtgaaaatagttTAAATGGGAATATAACCCTGCTTACTCCCCATATAatagtactgttaaaaacttctaaatacgcgataaatcaataagcaaatatgtcagagacattaaattttaccatcaAATGGTTTGATAGAGCTTTAcgagagccggtgtgaaaatttgactttttggtgaaatccgaTATCTCGGGTCCCGACTGACCAATTTCGACCGAATTTGGTAAGTGGCATTCTTCTTACCGTCTTATGTCACATTTTGAAattcggacaacaaccacgcctactt from Bactrocera tryoni isolate S06 chromosome 3, CSIRO_BtryS06_freeze2, whole genome shotgun sequence harbors:
- the LOC120772334 gene encoding uncharacterized protein LOC120772334, coding for MYLKSAVKLLPSNNQYLKTDIPLNGILSTGRKSLKGLLGLARFAKRYPILGAIVGGLLALIGIIMCLRKVHCCDEPEKEQTNAVVQQGATYPRQYADCDDSEKEQTNAVVQQGATYPRQYADCDEPEKEQTNAVVQQDANPEAQNLNTESN